GGCACGCGGATGGATTCCACGCTGGATGGCGGCAGTACGATCACGCTCAACGACAAGGTATTTGACAAAGGCATTTCGATGCACGCACCCAGCCAATTAAATTTTGATTTGGGTGGAGACTATCAGACGCTGAAGGCGGTTCTGGGAGTTGAGGCATTGGAAGGGTTCGAGACGGAAACCCAATTGGTGATCGAAGGCGATGGCCGCGAGTTGTTCAAAGCATCGCTGAAATCCGGTGATGCTCCGCAACCGATCTCGCTCAACGTCAAAGACGTTCGCACCCTGCGAATTGTCACCAAAGGAAATAAACCCTCACCGTTCGAATTTAAGATCACCCTGGCAGACGCGAAAGTGACCAAGTGAGCCAACCGATGAAACCGTTCTCGCGTATGACATTCTCGCGGCGTATCTGGCTTGCGGGGCTGAGTTGTGTGGGTTCGTTGGCGTTGATCGGTGCCCCGGCATCGATGCTGGCCGATGATGCGCAGGTGGTCAAATCCGCTGAACAGCAACGGATCGATGTGATCAACAAAGTTCGGCCGTCGGTCGTCGCCATCTTCGACCCCGCTGGTCAAGGCGGTGGCTCGGGGGTGATTATCGATCCCGAAGGCTACGCGCTGACCAACTTCCACGTCGTTGGCCAAAATCGCTTTGTGCGCTGCGGCTTGCCTGATGGCATTCTCTACGACGGCGTTGTCGTGGGGCTGGATCGCGTGGGCGATGTGGCATTGGTCAAATTGTTGCCCAAGAAAGAGGGCGACAAGTTCCCATTCTCCCCGATGGGCGATAGCGACAAGCTCAAGCCCGGCGAATGGTCGCTGGCCATGGGCAACCCGTTTCTGCTGGCCACGGATTTTACCCCCACGGTGACATTCGGCCTTATTTCAGGCGTGAATCGCTATCAATACCCGTCGGGAAGCTTCCTGGAATACACCGATTGCATCCAGTTCGATACCTCCATTAACCCCGGGAACTCCGGCGGCCCACTCTACAACATGCAGGGCGAACTGGTTGGCATCAACGGTCGCGGTTCGTTCGACAAGCGCTCGCGGATCAACTCCGGGGTGGGCTACGCGATTTCGATCAACCAGATCAAGAATTTCCTGGGCCACATGTACGCGGGCATTGATACCGATCATGCGACTCTGGGCGCTACGGTCTCCACGGATGAGGATGATTCGGCAATCCCGCGCATGGTCATCCAACAGATGCTCGAAGATTCGGACATCGCCCGTCGCGGGATTCTGCCCGAGGATGAGCTGGTCTCGTTCGCGGGTCGGCCAATCTCCAGCACCAACCAGTATAAGAATATCCTGGGGATTTACCCCAAAGGCTGGCGCTTGCCGATGGTGGTCCGCCGCAACGAGGAACGCCGCGAAACGCTGGTGCGGCTGATGGGCTTGCTGCCATCGGAACGCCCGCAACCGATGCAGCCGGGTCGGCCACAACCCGCCCCCGGTCGTCCGCAGCCGGGTCAGCCGATGGCTCCGACGAAGCCACAACCGGAATCCCCGGCCGCCAAATACTTTAAGGCCAAACCGGGATTCGCAAATTACTATTTCAACGAAGTCCAACAGCAAAAGTTGCTGGCAGCATTCGCCAAATTCGGCGACTTCAGCCAGAAGACTGGTGCCTGGACCGCGACTGGCAAATATCAGATGGCCGATCGTGCGGGGAATCTCAAATTCCGCATTGGTGAAGGCAACAAGATGGCTGGTGACGCGGGCACCACGCAGGTGAGTTTGTCGATGAATTTCGACAGCCAGCTCGATCCGCTCAAGCCGGGCCTGACCAGCAAAGACCTGCAAGAGCCGATCAATTCCGGCGGATTGATGGTCGCGCTGTATCACTATCGCCGACTGCTGACGATGGGTGCAAAGGGATTTGAGGGCAAGTTTGCCCATGGTGGCCACGAGCCGTTCTATCCCATGCCGCTGACGGGAGATGCGCCGAAGAATCTGCGGGATCTGCGCATCGATACCGAAGTGCTGCTCACCGAGCATGGTGCGGTGGATGGCAAATGGTATTTCGATCGCAAAGACGGAAAGTTACTCGGGTTCGAGATTTTTGTCTCCGACGATGATGATCCGTGCGAGGTGTTCCTGCACGATTATAAGCCGGTCAACGGGGTTCAACTGCCGCATACCCTGGAAGTTCGCTACCGCGACAGCCGTTATGCGGTGTTGACCATCAGCGATTACCAACTAGCCGAAGCCGCCAAGTAATTCAGGAGCGCGCGATCATGCAACAGGGGACCATGCGACGCGGCGGAGTGCTGGGTGCGTTGCTGCTGGGGATGCTCTTTCCCGGCTTGATTCACGGTCAAACGGCCTTCGATGCGGTCAGCAACACCGTAAACTCCAAGCTGGTCAAGATTTATGGCTCGGGCGGCTTCAAAGGCGTCGCCGGCTACGGCACCGGCATTCTCATCTCGGCGGATGGGTACATTCTGACGGCCGCCGGACAACTGCTGGATACCAGCGAACCGACCATCCATCTCAGCGATGGTCGGAAGATGCGAGCTGGAATTGTCGTGATTGAACCGGAGTTGGACAGCGCCCTGCTAAAGCTCAAACCTGAACCGGGCGATCTGCTCGATTTGCCGTTTTTTGATGCGCTCGCCGCAGCGAAACGTCCCTTGTCTCAACCCGGCGATTGGGTGCTGGCCTTCAGCAACTCGTTCAAAATCGCCACGCGGGATGAACCGATGACGGTGCAACGGGGGGTGATTGCCGCCTACGCGAAGCTGACCGGCCGCCGCGGGATTTTCGATGCCCCGTATCAAGGTGATGTCTACGTCATTGATGCGATTACGAACAATCCCGGCTCGGCGGGTGGTGCCCTCACCAATCGCAAGGGCGAGTTGCTGGCCATCATCGGCAAGGAACTGCTGAACACGCAAACCGATACCTGGCTGAACTATGCGATTCCGCTGCAGGCGACGGTGAATGTCCCAACCGAGGACGGCAAAACGACGACCGTTTCCATGGCGGACTTCATCGAACGCGGCATGAAGGGCACCTACAAACCGACTCCGAAGCGCGAAGAATCGATCGTGAATGCCGGTGGGTATCACGGCATCGTTCTGGTGAATGACGTCGTGGAACGCACACCGCCGTATGTCGATGAGGTGCTTCCCGAATCGCCGGGTGCCAAGGCGGGATTACGGCCCGATGATCTGATTGTATTCGTGGATGGCGAACCGATTGCCACCATCAAAGGCTTCCAAGATCAGATGCGACGCCTTCGCCCCGGTACGACCGTGCGGCTCGAAGTTCGACGTGGTGATAGCCTGTTGACCAAGGAACTGCTGCTGGTCCCGCAGCCGCAACCGGCCGCCCCCACGACCAAGCAATAACTCCCATGCAAGCGTCCCCCCGACACCCCAGGATAGGACCGATGATGAACAGAGGCCGGATTGTGACGTGGGGCGTTTGCCTGCTCGCCCTCACCATGCCCACTTGGTTTCCCACCTCGGCAATGGCTCAGCCCATGGCCGATGCACTCAATGACGCGAATGAAACGGTCATCAAATCGGCGGTGATGATCGCGGCCCCAAGTGTCGTCAAAATCGAGACTTCCGGTGGAGCCGAAGTGATCGGCTCGGGCCGCAGCATGATCCGCAAGGGCATCGGCCCGACGACTGGACTGATCGTCGATGCTGATGGCTTCATCATCACCAGTGCGTTCAACTTTGTTAACAAACCGACCGACATCATCGTCACCATTCCCGGCAAAGGCCGCCATGTGGCGAAGGTGGTAGCCACCGACCGCACCCGACTGCTGACGCTGCTGAAGGTCGAAGTCAAGGGATTGCCGGTGCCCAAAGCGATTCCGCTGAAGGAAATTCAGATTGGTCAGTGGTCAATCGCGTTGGGTCGCACGTTGGATCCTAACGTCGATCATCCGCCGTCGCAATCGGTGGGCATCATCAGTGCGCTGGGCCGTATTTGGGGCAAAGCCATTCAAACCGACGCGAAAGTTTCGCCGGTCAATTATGGTGGCCCAATCATTGGTGTGGATGGGCGCGTGCAAGGCGTGCTCGTCCCGGCCAGCCCGCAAGGCGAAGGCGAAACCGCGGGTGTGGAATGGTACGATTCCGGAATCGGATTCGCGATTCCGCTCGACGATGTGTTCCGCGTGCTGCCACGCTTGAAGACCGGTAAAGACCTTCGCGCTGGGCTGCTAGGCATCTCGCAAGCGGCGGGCAATCAATACGCGGATCTGCCGAAAATTGGCCTGGTCACTCCCGGAAGCGCCGCTGAGAAAGCGGGCATTCAGCCCGGCGACCTCATCCTCAGCGTGGATGGCAAACCGGTGGTCAACCAGGCGCAAGTGCTGCATCAACTCCGCCCCAAGTACGAAGGTGATGTCGTCTCCGTGAAGGTCAAACGCGGCGACAAGGAACTGGACTTTCCGCAAATTCCGCTGGCCGGATCGCTCCAAGTGCAACCGACGCCGTATCTGGGTATCCTGCCGATGCGCGATGATCCCGAACCGGGCGTCGGCATCCGCCAAGTGCTTCCGAAGAGTCCCGCCGAGCAAGCCGGACTGAAAATGGGTGACCGCATTCTGAAGATCGCCCCAGCGACGGCGATGCAACTGCGTGGATTCAACGGTCGCGATCAGTTCAGCCAGTTGGTCAGCACCCTGCCCGCCGGATTGGAAGTGAAGTTAGAAGTCAAACGCGCGGAATCCAAAAAGACGGAAACCATCACACTGCGACTCGGTGCGATGACCGATGAACTGCCGGCCAAACTCGAAGAGAATTCGACCGCGAAGAAAGCGTTGGAAAAGCCAAAACCCGCGCCGCAACCGATGGGTGGACCGCGTCCGCCAATGCCGATGCCAATGCCGATGCCGATGAAGGACGAGCCGAAGGAAGACGCCAAGAAGCCGGCCGCGAAGCCGGAGACCGGGCTAATCCGTCGCAACGATCCGGTTGTCGATCGCTCGTATTGGATGTACGTGCCCCCGACGTATGACCCGAATATCTCGTATGGGTTGGTCGTGTGGCTGCATATTCCCGGCCAAGGCGGCAAAGATGCGGATACCGTGCTGAACGTCTGGGATCAGATCTGCCAGAAGTATCATCTGATTATGGTCGCCCCATTATCCAAGAATGCCGATGGCTGGTTGGGTTCCGAAATGGACGATATTCTGGCGACCGTGCAAGAAGTCCGCAAACAGTACACCATCGACCCCGAACGGGTGATCGCTCACGGCATGGGCGGCGGCGGGCAAATGGCGTTCTACCTCGGATTCAATGCGCGGGAGCAATTCCGAGGCGTGGCGGCGATTGGTGCCGTGCCGTCGAGTCCGCCCAAGGATAATCTCCCAGGTCGGCGGTTGTCGATCTTCCTGACCGTCGGCGAGAAAGATCCGTTGCGGCCGGAGGTGCTCGAAGCCAAGCCCAAGCTCCTGGAAAAGCAACTCCCGCTGTTGTTCCGCGAACTGCCCGGCATGGGCAAAGAATATGTCGATGCTCCGACATTCGACGAACTCATTCGCTGGATCGATTCGCTTGATCGAATCTAATTCCGCGGATTGAAACACGTCCATCCCCGCAATCGATATCCCGAGTTCGATTGCGGGGATGCTTCGTTTGCCCCATCCGTTCACGCCTCACGCGAATGCTACGTTCCGACAGTCGAAAAAAGTCTTGCCTTCGCCATCCGGTCCGGGATAATAGAGTATCTGCGTTCGTCCGCCTGCCCTGCCCTCCGATTTGTGAACGAACATGAAGCCGACCTACCTCCTTGCGGTTTCCACCGCATTGGCTTTCTTCGCTGGCTCGTTCTCGGCTCACGCCGCAGAGCCGCCACAATTTGAACGCGACGTTCGCCCCATTCTCAAAGCATTCTGCCTCGATTGCCATGGCGGAAACGAGAAAGTCAGTGCCAAACTCGACTTACGTCTCAAACGCTTCATGCTGCAAGGCGGCGAGAGCGGCGAAGCGATCGTGCCCGGCAAACCCGCCGAAAGTCTGCTCATCGAACGCATGAAGTCCGGCGAAATGCCGCCCGGCGAAAAGAAAGTGCCGGCATCGCAAATTGCGATTCTGGAACAATGGATCGCAGCCGGTGCCCCGACTCTTCGCCCCGAACCCGAGAAACTCCCACCCGGATTGGATATCACCCCCGAAGAACGGGCCTACTGGTTCTATCAACCACTGAGTCGGCCTGCTGTGCCGCAAGTCAAACAGTCTCAACGAGTTCGGACGCCAATTGATGCGTTCATCCAGGCGAAACTCGAAGCGCAATCGCTGTCGATGAATGACGACGCCGATAAACGGACGCTGATTCGTCGGGCGACGCTCGACCTCACCGGGCTGCCACCCACCGAGGCGGAAGTGGCCGCATTCCTGGCCGACACCTCCGAGCAAGCGTATGATCGTCTGCTGGATCGCCTGTTAGCGTCGCCCGCTTATGGGGAACGCTGGGCGCGGCACTGGCTGGATGTGGTCGGTTACGCCGATTCGGAAGGCGATGCGACCAATGACACGCCGCGTGACGAAGCGTGGAGGTATCGGGATTATGTCATTCGTGCGATGAATGCGGATAAGCCGATCGCGCAATTCATCATCGAACAGATGGCTGGGGATGAGCTGATTCCGCGACCTTGGAACAATCTCACGCCGTCGCAAGTGGAACTGCTCGCCGCGACGAATTTCCTGCGAATGGTCCCCGACACCACAGCCAGTCGCAACGGGCCTGCCGAGTCGCAACAGACGGTGGCGGATGCGGTTAAGGTGGTTGGCTCGACGCTCTTGGGGCTGTCGGTCGGCTGTGCCCAATGCCACGACCATCGCTATGACCCGATTCCGCAATCGGATTATTTCCGCTTCCGGGCGTTGCTGGAGCCGGCGTTGAATCCGGCGAATTGGCGAGTTCCCTCGCAACGTCGCGTCTCGTTATTCACCGATGCGGACCGGGCGAAGGCGGCGGCGGTGGATGCCGAAGTCAACAAAATGACGGCCGAATATTCGGCCAAAGAAGCGAAGGCGGTTCGAGCCGCATTCGAGAAGGTTCTCGCCACCTTCCCGGCGGATCAGCAGCCGAATCTGAAAGCTGCTTTTGACACGCCAGCGGACAAACGAACGCCCGAACAGAAGCAGATGGTTGCTTCCAATCCCAAATTGAATGTCACGCCTGGGGTACTGTATCAGTTCGATCCGCCAGCCCGGAAAGAACTCGATGACATGATGGCGAAGATCAATCAGAAGCGGGCCGAACGTCCCGTGGAGCAATTTGTCTCGGCGGTGTTCGAGCATCCAGGCGAAATTCCGCCGACCAAAATCTTCCATCGCGGCGATTATCGTGATCCGCGGTCGGAAGTGTTGCCCGGCGATTTGACCATTGCCGCGCCGGATGGCAAACGGCTGGAGCTGCCCAAAGATGATGCGGTCCTGCCGACAACGGGCCGACGATTGGCCTATGCCAAATATTTGACCAGCGGCAATCATCCGCTGTTTGGCCGCGTGTTTGTCAATCGCATCTGGCTGCATCATTTCGGACGTGGAATTGTCGATACACCCGGCGAATTTGGGATTCTCGGCCAACGCCCCTCGCACCCGGAACTGCTCGATTGGCTGGCCACCGAGTTGGCCCAAAATGGCTGGAGTCTGAAGAAGCTCCACAAGACAATCATGCAATCGAGCGTGTATCGACAAAGTTCGGCCCGATCGCCGCAGAAGGATGCGGCGGATGGCGGCAATGCCCTGCTGGGGCGGTATCCCGTGCGACGGCTCGAAGCGGAGACACTCCGCGATTGCCTGCTCGTGGTCACCGGTCGGCTCGATTCAACCCAGTTCGGCCCGCCGCTTCCCGTGATGGAAGATACGGTGGGACAAGTGCTTACGCCGGATCAACAGCCGCGCCGCACGATCTATTTCCAACAACGGCGAAGCAAGCCGATTGCATTTCTGACGACCTTCGATGCCCCGTCGGGGGAGTTGAATTGCGATCGTCGCATCTCGAGCACCGCGGCCCCGCAAGCGCTGATGCTGATGAATAGCGATTTCATGTTGCAACAAGCATCGCACTTTGCCACTCGCGTTCGCAAGGAAACGCCAGCCACGTTCGCGCTGCCTGCGAATCTGGTGGCGACGCTGCCACGCAGCGCATCCGACGCTTGGCAATATGGTTACGGCGAATGGGATGCCGCGAATAAGCGGTTGTCGAAATTCACGCCGCTGCCGCACTGGAGCGGTTCGACCTGGCAGGGTGGCCCACAGTTGCCCGATGCCGCCCATGGGTGGGCGATGCTGCATGCGTCGGGTGGCCATTCGGGGGATGCGCAACATTCGCCGATTCGTCGATGGGTCGCGCCGACTGCCGGCGTTGTGACGATTCGCGGCAAGCTGCACCATCCTTCGCCGGCGGGTGATGGTGTGCGTGGGCGGATTGTCTCGAGTCGGTCTGGCCTGCATAGTGAGTGGCATGTGAAGACGCGCTCCGAAGCGACTGATGCGTCGCAAATCACCGTGCAGCCAGGGGATACGATCGATTTCGTTCTTGATTGCGTTGGCGATGTCACCTCGGATTCGTTCGATTGGACCGTGCAACTCACGCTAACCGATGCCAAGAATGCGAGTGAATCGTGGGACTCTCGCACGGATTTCCGAGGGCCGCAAGCAACGGGAGCGAATCTGGCGCAACTGGCCGCGCGGGCGTGGCAGATCGTGTATCAGCGTCCAATCCGGCAGGCGGAATTGGACCTGGTGGTGGACTTTTTGGGCAAGCAAGTGCGGACTTATCGCGCCGCAAAGCATGCCGATCCTGAATTGGCGGCGCTGACCAACCTTTGCCAACAACTCCTGGCCTCGAACGAGTTTCTCTATGTGGACTGAACCGGGCTTTTCGACGCGGCGCGAATTTCTCAATCGCTCGGCCTTCGGCATCGGGACGTTCGCGTTGGCGCAACTGCTGCAACAGGACCGACTTCTGGCCGATACGGTCAGCAAGCCGGGCGAGAATCTGCCGCTGAATCTCAAACCGCGACAACCGCATTTTGCCCCGAAGGCGAAAGCGATGATCTCGCTGTTCATGCACGGTGGCCCCTCGCATGTGGATTTGCTCGACCCGAAACCGGAATTGAGCAAACTGAACGGTAAAGAATACAGCGGCGATATTCATTACAGCTTTGTGCAGCGCGCGAACAAGAAACTGTTCGGCACACCGTGGAAATTCGAGAAACGCGGCCAATGTGGAACGCCAGTTTCCGAACTTCTGCCGCACACTGCCAAAATCGTCGATGACATTTGCGTCGTGCGTTCTATGCACACCGGGCACAACGGCCACGAAGTTTCGATTCGCTACTTTCATGGGGGCATCGCCGGGGTGACGGGTCGGCCGACGATGGGAAGTTGGCTGGTGTACGGGCTGGGGAGTGAGGCGCAAAATCTTCCCGCGTATATGGTTCTGTCCGATCCGGGTGGGCATCCGGTGGATGGGACGCATAATTGGTCGTGTGGATTTATGCCGCCGTTGTATCAAGGGACGGTGTTGCGTCCGAATGAGCCGCGCATTCTGAATTTGGATGCGCCGCCGCATTTGCGCGGGGAGCTGCAACGGCAGAATCTCGATTTGCTGGCGGCGATTAACCGCCAACATTTGCAGCAACATCCGGGTGAGGCCGACCTCGAAGGGCGAATCGCCAGCTATGAGTTGGCCGCCGCGATGCAGACCGCCGCGAAGGAAGCCCTCGATATTTCGCAAGAACCGCCGATGATTCATCGCATGTATGGCATCGATCAAGAGCATACGCGATCGTATGGCACCCGCTGCCTGATCGCCCGGCGATTGGTGGAGCGCGGCGTGCGATTCGTGCAATTATTCCTGGGCGGCCAGCCGTGGGACAATCACGAGAATATCCGATCTGGCCTTCCGAGCATCTGTCAAGCGACCGATCAACCGTGTGCGGCGCTGGTGATGGATCTGAAACAGCGTGGCCTGCTGGATAGCACAATCGTGCATTGGGGCGGTGAAATTGGTCGGCTGCCGGTCTGCGAAGGTGACCTGAATCAGACGACCGGACGCGATCACAACGGGCAAGGATTTAGCATTTGGCTAGCGGGCGGTGGCATTAAAGGTGGCATGACCTTTGGATCGACTGACGAAGTCGGTCACAAAGCCGCCGAAAATGTGGTCACCCCAAATGACTATCAAGCGACGATCTTTCATTTGTTAGGGCTGGATCATTCCAAGTTGGTGTATCACCACAATGGTCGAGCGCAGCAAATTACCGATGGTCGCCCGGCGCGAATCGTGAAAGAAATCTTGGCGTAACCAGTTCATTGAAAACGGTTTGCGACTGATTTCCAGTCAGACGGGTCGTGTCTGTCGTGGCATTGAGTTCCTGCGTTCTGCCGTGATTCGCATCATGGCAGCCGTTTTCTTGCGCGGTCGTTCGCGGATAATCCGCTAAGATACCAGCAGACGGCACGCGATCACCGTAGGAACGCCATTATGCTACAGCGGAAGTACCTTTTTCCGAACGTCATCGAACTGAATTATCAGGCCGCCCAACTGTTGGGCGTGAATGTTTACCTGATTGATGGCGGTAGTGAATTTATTCTCATCGATATTGGCACGGAAGACACCGTTGAAGAGATTGTCGAACTGATTCGGCAAATGGACTTCAAATTGTCGAAGTGCAAAATGATTGTGGCGACACATGCCGATGCGGATCATATCCAGGGATTGCAGCGTGCCCGTGAGCTGCTGAAGGCACCCATTGCCGCGCATCCGGCCAGCGTCGGGCCGCTCGAAACCGCCGATGAAATTCAGACTTACGCTTCGATCGCGGCACAGAATATCCATCTACCGCTTCGGCCGACGAAGATTGACATGCTGCTGAACGAAGGCGATGTCATCAAGGTGGGGAAACTGAAACTCAACGTCTGGCACACGCCGGGGCACACGCCGGGACAGTTGAGTTTCAAGATGGGCAATCTGCTGCTCAGCGGTGACAACATCTACAAAGATTCATGCGTTGGTGTGATTGACGCCCACCATGGCTCGGATCTGCCAAAGTTCATCGAATCGCTCAAACGAATTCTGGCGGATGACAGCGAGTTTCTGCTGCCCAGTCATGGGCCAGTGTTCCGACGCGATCCGCAGATTATCCAAAAGGCGATTGACCGTCTGACGGCGTATCAGTTTATGCCGGATTTTGGCACCTGCGCGATTGCGTGGCCACTTCTGGATGAGTTTGCGTCCGATCTGGTGACCGGACGCATGCCCAATCTGTAATCCACCGGCGAATCCCGAAATCCCTTACGCCCGCTCGCCCATTGTGGGGATGAGTCGAACGGCGGCGGGAGTGGTTTCGGTCTTTTCTTGAGCGGGCGGCGGGGTGGGTTTGGTCGTCTCGACGCGATTCGACCCCAACAGCACGGGCACACCGATGAGCATGGTGGCCAAGCCGAGGATGATCGCCCCGCAGAACGCATGCCAAAATTCGTAGCGCAGAATCGGCCAAAGTACCGCCATCCACAGAAGATACTGCAATAGATTCAGCAGCAGATTCACGAACAATGTGCCGCCTTTGGGGACAATCAGCTTGCCCACGGTCTGATCCATCATCGTGCGATTGCCGCCGACTTCGCGGTACTCTTGCGGAGTGTTGAAGACGTAGCGGACTTTCCCGGTCGCATCTTTCTTCTCGACATCCACGGCTTGTAGTCGGATCGGCTCCTCGACATTCGGCAGCTTCACCCGAATCGCCAGCACCATGGAATCGGTATCCGATCGATTAAAACTCAGCCCCTTGGCATCTTTGTAATCGCTGGTGCGGTATTCCGACCCGCGGCGCGCTCGGGTGGGCCGCGTGTAGGTGACTACCTTTTCGACGCCGGCTGGGGTGACGCGAATGGCATCAAAGGTATCGAGTTCGACAATGTCATACGCGGTAAAGTTCAAAAAGGTGTCGTATTTTCCGGGGCTTCGGCGATCGAGTGCGTACCAGATGG
This DNA window, taken from Tuwongella immobilis, encodes the following:
- a CDS encoding S1C family serine protease, producing MKPFSRMTFSRRIWLAGLSCVGSLALIGAPASMLADDAQVVKSAEQQRIDVINKVRPSVVAIFDPAGQGGGSGVIIDPEGYALTNFHVVGQNRFVRCGLPDGILYDGVVVGLDRVGDVALVKLLPKKEGDKFPFSPMGDSDKLKPGEWSLAMGNPFLLATDFTPTVTFGLISGVNRYQYPSGSFLEYTDCIQFDTSINPGNSGGPLYNMQGELVGINGRGSFDKRSRINSGVGYAISINQIKNFLGHMYAGIDTDHATLGATVSTDEDDSAIPRMVIQQMLEDSDIARRGILPEDELVSFAGRPISSTNQYKNILGIYPKGWRLPMVVRRNEERRETLVRLMGLLPSERPQPMQPGRPQPAPGRPQPGQPMAPTKPQPESPAAKYFKAKPGFANYYFNEVQQQKLLAAFAKFGDFSQKTGAWTATGKYQMADRAGNLKFRIGEGNKMAGDAGTTQVSLSMNFDSQLDPLKPGLTSKDLQEPINSGGLMVALYHYRRLLTMGAKGFEGKFAHGGHEPFYPMPLTGDAPKNLRDLRIDTEVLLTEHGAVDGKWYFDRKDGKLLGFEIFVSDDDDPCEVFLHDYKPVNGVQLPHTLEVRYRDSRYAVLTISDYQLAEAAK
- a CDS encoding MBL fold metallo-hydrolase, with the protein product MLQRKYLFPNVIELNYQAAQLLGVNVYLIDGGSEFILIDIGTEDTVEEIVELIRQMDFKLSKCKMIVATHADADHIQGLQRARELLKAPIAAHPASVGPLETADEIQTYASIAAQNIHLPLRPTKIDMLLNEGDVIKVGKLKLNVWHTPGHTPGQLSFKMGNLLLSGDNIYKDSCVGVIDAHHGSDLPKFIESLKRILADDSEFLLPSHGPVFRRDPQIIQKAIDRLTAYQFMPDFGTCAIAWPLLDEFASDLVTGRMPNL
- a CDS encoding S1C family serine protease, coding for MQQGTMRRGGVLGALLLGMLFPGLIHGQTAFDAVSNTVNSKLVKIYGSGGFKGVAGYGTGILISADGYILTAAGQLLDTSEPTIHLSDGRKMRAGIVVIEPELDSALLKLKPEPGDLLDLPFFDALAAAKRPLSQPGDWVLAFSNSFKIATRDEPMTVQRGVIAAYAKLTGRRGIFDAPYQGDVYVIDAITNNPGSAGGALTNRKGELLAIIGKELLNTQTDTWLNYAIPLQATVNVPTEDGKTTTVSMADFIERGMKGTYKPTPKREESIVNAGGYHGIVLVNDVVERTPPYVDEVLPESPGAKAGLRPDDLIVFVDGEPIATIKGFQDQMRRLRPGTTVRLEVRRGDSLLTKELLLVPQPQPAAPTTKQ
- a CDS encoding PSD1 and planctomycete cytochrome C domain-containing protein, whose amino-acid sequence is MKPTYLLAVSTALAFFAGSFSAHAAEPPQFERDVRPILKAFCLDCHGGNEKVSAKLDLRLKRFMLQGGESGEAIVPGKPAESLLIERMKSGEMPPGEKKVPASQIAILEQWIAAGAPTLRPEPEKLPPGLDITPEERAYWFYQPLSRPAVPQVKQSQRVRTPIDAFIQAKLEAQSLSMNDDADKRTLIRRATLDLTGLPPTEAEVAAFLADTSEQAYDRLLDRLLASPAYGERWARHWLDVVGYADSEGDATNDTPRDEAWRYRDYVIRAMNADKPIAQFIIEQMAGDELIPRPWNNLTPSQVELLAATNFLRMVPDTTASRNGPAESQQTVADAVKVVGSTLLGLSVGCAQCHDHRYDPIPQSDYFRFRALLEPALNPANWRVPSQRRVSLFTDADRAKAAAVDAEVNKMTAEYSAKEAKAVRAAFEKVLATFPADQQPNLKAAFDTPADKRTPEQKQMVASNPKLNVTPGVLYQFDPPARKELDDMMAKINQKRAERPVEQFVSAVFEHPGEIPPTKIFHRGDYRDPRSEVLPGDLTIAAPDGKRLELPKDDAVLPTTGRRLAYAKYLTSGNHPLFGRVFVNRIWLHHFGRGIVDTPGEFGILGQRPSHPELLDWLATELAQNGWSLKKLHKTIMQSSVYRQSSARSPQKDAADGGNALLGRYPVRRLEAETLRDCLLVVTGRLDSTQFGPPLPVMEDTVGQVLTPDQQPRRTIYFQQRRSKPIAFLTTFDAPSGELNCDRRISSTAAPQALMLMNSDFMLQQASHFATRVRKETPATFALPANLVATLPRSASDAWQYGYGEWDAANKRLSKFTPLPHWSGSTWQGGPQLPDAAHGWAMLHASGGHSGDAQHSPIRRWVAPTAGVVTIRGKLHHPSPAGDGVRGRIVSSRSGLHSEWHVKTRSEATDASQITVQPGDTIDFVLDCVGDVTSDSFDWTVQLTLTDAKNASESWDSRTDFRGPQATGANLAQLAARAWQIVYQRPIRQAELDLVVDFLGKQVRTYRAAKHADPELAALTNLCQQLLASNEFLYVD
- a CDS encoding PDZ domain-containing protein — translated: MMNRGRIVTWGVCLLALTMPTWFPTSAMAQPMADALNDANETVIKSAVMIAAPSVVKIETSGGAEVIGSGRSMIRKGIGPTTGLIVDADGFIITSAFNFVNKPTDIIVTIPGKGRHVAKVVATDRTRLLTLLKVEVKGLPVPKAIPLKEIQIGQWSIALGRTLDPNVDHPPSQSVGIISALGRIWGKAIQTDAKVSPVNYGGPIIGVDGRVQGVLVPASPQGEGETAGVEWYDSGIGFAIPLDDVFRVLPRLKTGKDLRAGLLGISQAAGNQYADLPKIGLVTPGSAAEKAGIQPGDLILSVDGKPVVNQAQVLHQLRPKYEGDVVSVKVKRGDKELDFPQIPLAGSLQVQPTPYLGILPMRDDPEPGVGIRQVLPKSPAEQAGLKMGDRILKIAPATAMQLRGFNGRDQFSQLVSTLPAGLEVKLEVKRAESKKTETITLRLGAMTDELPAKLEENSTAKKALEKPKPAPQPMGGPRPPMPMPMPMPMKDEPKEDAKKPAAKPETGLIRRNDPVVDRSYWMYVPPTYDPNISYGLVVWLHIPGQGGKDADTVLNVWDQICQKYHLIMVAPLSKNADGWLGSEMDDILATVQEVRKQYTIDPERVIAHGMGGGGQMAFYLGFNAREQFRGVAAIGAVPSSPPKDNLPGRRLSIFLTVGEKDPLRPEVLEAKPKLLEKQLPLLFRELPGMGKEYVDAPTFDELIRWIDSLDRI
- a CDS encoding DUF1501 domain-containing protein: MWTEPGFSTRREFLNRSAFGIGTFALAQLLQQDRLLADTVSKPGENLPLNLKPRQPHFAPKAKAMISLFMHGGPSHVDLLDPKPELSKLNGKEYSGDIHYSFVQRANKKLFGTPWKFEKRGQCGTPVSELLPHTAKIVDDICVVRSMHTGHNGHEVSIRYFHGGIAGVTGRPTMGSWLVYGLGSEAQNLPAYMVLSDPGGHPVDGTHNWSCGFMPPLYQGTVLRPNEPRILNLDAPPHLRGELQRQNLDLLAAINRQHLQQHPGEADLEGRIASYELAAAMQTAAKEALDISQEPPMIHRMYGIDQEHTRSYGTRCLIARRLVERGVRFVQLFLGGQPWDNHENIRSGLPSICQATDQPCAALVMDLKQRGLLDSTIVHWGGEIGRLPVCEGDLNQTTGRDHNGQGFSIWLAGGGIKGGMTFGSTDEVGHKAAENVVTPNDYQATIFHLLGLDHSKLVYHHNGRAQQITDGRPARIVKEILA